The following coding sequences are from one Betaproteobacteria bacterium window:
- a CDS encoding alpha/beta hydrolase produces MSIFSLSSGPLPRQFIDLLACSMLGLLAGCASVDGLDKPLRHGEMALETRGDRLDWNYHSLLEYAAYAKEPGAFGRQSGTSGNQSLACASPVASPPSECRIHGHGLLFPGYVIALEKSPRKRIGLDLPRAFACDCASLSRYFAESRLVAPPCNEPPAPSPCFLQRRLDDGERLFVSHVVRFAATEGPSARIVGQPIYDAYRSVAPPTGPGEKPLPLEAKLFEAGISGGLAAFEAQLKRDITLQSPTHVLIYVMGWNTGEIEALESFNNLSGFLADAAERSPEGKPFKPLVIGVTWPSAWSFGTSPTDDLLRGISFANKKNDADEVGAVWLSRLLHDILPRVRGQGAGPQVVAFGHSFGARALSRGVHSCSLVRSDDCSRHAVDLAVGYLPAEGRSRYAEDQYSSFAEGWSVPPLPPHHEGIPYTDYSGSLATAIPQAAFWSGYDTATAHFALMGSYSAIENTRLPAGRKAFQHLPDLLPIRIDPDTRHLVSPPSLEQVRKELRSARLQPGKVLLIDGSGFIQHSAPLHGGAAHSDIYSREVGEASWELIRRYPLR; encoded by the coding sequence ATGAGCATTTTCTCCCTTTCGTCTGGCCCCCTGCCCAGGCAGTTCATCGACCTCCTCGCCTGTTCGATGCTGGGACTCCTCGCCGGATGCGCCTCGGTCGATGGACTCGACAAACCTTTGCGCCACGGCGAGATGGCGCTCGAGACCCGCGGCGACCGGCTGGACTGGAATTACCACAGTCTCCTCGAATACGCCGCCTACGCCAAAGAGCCTGGGGCCTTCGGCCGCCAGTCCGGAACTTCTGGAAATCAGTCCCTCGCGTGTGCCTCCCCCGTGGCCTCGCCGCCGTCCGAATGCCGCATACACGGTCATGGACTGCTCTTCCCCGGCTACGTCATCGCCCTGGAAAAGTCACCCCGCAAGCGCATCGGGCTCGACCTGCCGCGTGCCTTTGCCTGCGACTGCGCTTCGCTCAGTCGTTACTTCGCCGAATCCAGACTCGTTGCGCCTCCCTGCAACGAACCGCCTGCTCCATCGCCCTGCTTCCTCCAGCGCCGCCTCGATGACGGCGAACGCCTGTTCGTCTCCCATGTGGTTCGTTTCGCCGCCACCGAAGGCCCCAGCGCCCGCATCGTGGGACAGCCGATCTACGACGCCTACCGCAGCGTTGCTCCGCCCACTGGCCCCGGAGAAAAGCCCCTCCCCCTCGAAGCCAAGCTCTTCGAGGCCGGGATCAGCGGCGGGCTGGCGGCTTTTGAAGCCCAGCTCAAGCGCGACATCACCCTCCAGTCGCCCACCCACGTCCTGATCTACGTGATGGGCTGGAATACCGGAGAAATCGAGGCCCTGGAAAGTTTCAACAACCTCTCGGGCTTTCTCGCCGATGCAGCCGAACGAAGCCCCGAGGGGAAGCCATTCAAGCCGCTGGTAATCGGGGTGACCTGGCCGTCTGCCTGGAGTTTCGGGACTTCTCCGACCGACGATCTGCTGCGCGGCATCAGCTTCGCCAACAAGAAAAATGATGCCGATGAAGTGGGTGCCGTGTGGCTCAGCCGCCTGCTGCACGACATCCTCCCCCGGGTACGGGGCCAGGGCGCTGGCCCGCAGGTCGTCGCCTTTGGCCATAGTTTTGGCGCGCGCGCACTGAGCCGCGGCGTCCATAGCTGCTCCCTCGTGCGCAGCGACGACTGCTCCCGGCACGCCGTGGATCTCGCCGTGGGTTATCTGCCTGCCGAAGGGCGCAGCCGTTACGCCGAGGATCAGTATTCGAGCTTTGCCGAAGGATGGTCGGTACCCCCGCTCCCTCCGCACCACGAAGGAATTCCCTATACCGATTACAGCGGCTCTCTGGCAACCGCCATCCCCCAGGCGGCCTTCTGGTCCGGCTACGATACCGCCACCGCCCATTTCGCCTTAATGGGCAGCTACAGCGCCATCGAAAACACGCGCCTGCCCGCAGGTCGCAAGGCCTTCCAGCACTTGCCCGATTTGCTTCCAATCCGGATCGATCCCGATACGCGCCACCTCGTCTCCCCCCCTTCCCTGGAGCAAGTCAGGAAGGAACTCAGGAGCGCTCGTCTACAGCCCGGGAAAGTGCTGCTCATCGACGGTAGCGGTTTC